A genome region from Fibrobacterota bacterium includes the following:
- the pdxA gene encoding 4-hydroxythreonine-4-phosphate dehydrogenase PdxA, whose protein sequence is MRKLFVTLGDPAGIGPEVIVKCLAGISLEGEVEPVVVGEREILEETAKALGLHVRFCPDDSPRHGRIKVRSLGLLGPRDFELGKLSAPCGNAAYHYFAHAVEACLAGEAQGIVTAPLNKEAMNLAGHHYVGHTDILEKMTGAETVIMALVHPKLIVSHVTDHLPLRKALDHITVPRIKEVVKLTWRTLVATRTPTPRIALAGVNPHAGENGLFGREEIEVLKPAMEELKAEGFPVHGPFPGDTVFLQALQGRFDAVLAMYHDQGFGPMKTVDMANGVNCTLGLPFVRTSPDHGTAFEIAGSGLAEPDSMRAAWELAVKLLPPAI, encoded by the coding sequence ATGCGCAAGCTCTTCGTCACCCTGGGGGATCCCGCCGGCATCGGCCCCGAAGTCATCGTCAAATGCCTGGCGGGCATTTCCCTCGAAGGCGAGGTGGAGCCCGTGGTGGTGGGCGAACGCGAAATCCTGGAAGAGACCGCCAAGGCGCTGGGCCTCCACGTGCGCTTCTGCCCGGACGATTCGCCCCGCCATGGCCGCATCAAGGTGCGCAGCTTGGGGCTGCTCGGCCCCCGCGACTTCGAACTCGGCAAGCTCTCGGCCCCGTGCGGGAACGCGGCCTACCATTACTTCGCCCATGCCGTGGAAGCCTGCCTGGCCGGCGAGGCCCAAGGTATCGTCACCGCTCCGCTCAACAAAGAGGCCATGAACCTGGCCGGCCACCATTACGTGGGGCATACCGACATCCTCGAGAAGATGACGGGGGCGGAAACCGTCATCATGGCCTTGGTACATCCCAAGCTCATCGTCAGCCACGTCACCGATCATCTGCCGCTCCGTAAGGCCTTGGACCATATCACCGTCCCGCGCATCAAGGAAGTGGTGAAGCTGACCTGGCGCACCTTGGTGGCCACGCGAACGCCCACGCCGCGCATCGCCCTGGCCGGGGTGAACCCGCATGCGGGCGAGAACGGCCTGTTCGGGCGCGAAGAGATCGAGGTGCTCAAGCCGGCGATGGAAGAATTGAAGGCGGAGGGCTTTCCCGTGCACGGGCCTTTTCCCGGCGATACCGTGTTCCTGCAAGCCTTGCAGGGCCGCTTCGACGCGGTGCTGGCCATGTACCACGACCAGGGTTTCGGGCCCATGAAGACGGTGGACATGGCCAACGGGGTGAACTGCACCTTGGGACTGCCCTTCGTGCGCACCTCGCCCGATCACGGGACCGCCTTCGAGATCGCGGGGAGCGGATTAGCCGAGCCCGATTCCATGCGGGCGGCGTGGGAGCTGGCGGTGAAGCTGCTTCCGCCGGCTATTTGA